From a single Planctellipticum variicoloris genomic region:
- a CDS encoding sulfate/molybdate ABC transporter ATP-binding protein — protein sequence MSIAVRNLNKTYGSFTALSDVSLDVPGGELLALLGPSGSGKTTLLRIIAGLETADSGTIGYADEDVTHAAARDRQVGFVFQHYALFRHMSVFENVAFGMRVRKKPKDAIGKRVRELLHLVRLEGLEQRYPSQLSGGQRQRVALARALAVEPRVLLLDEPFGALDAKVRQELRQWLRQLHDEIHLTTVFVTHDQEEAFEVADRVVVMRGGRIEQAGTPQEVFDHPATPFVMDFLGNVNVFHGRVENGMALMGRLQIACPEYPQVGSRNATAYVRPHELDLHRLPAGTNSLEVKIQQINPAGSVAKLRVWSEEFGIALNVDLNQERYSDLRPSIGETVYVSPRRMRVFMPEDFVI from the coding sequence ATGAGTATCGCCGTCCGAAATCTGAATAAGACCTACGGTTCCTTCACCGCGCTGAGCGACGTCAGCCTGGACGTTCCCGGCGGCGAACTGCTGGCGCTGCTGGGGCCTTCCGGATCGGGCAAGACGACGCTGCTGCGGATCATTGCCGGCCTGGAAACCGCCGACAGCGGCACGATCGGCTATGCCGACGAAGACGTGACGCATGCGGCGGCGCGCGATCGGCAGGTGGGGTTCGTGTTCCAGCACTACGCGCTGTTCCGGCACATGTCGGTTTTCGAGAACGTCGCGTTCGGGATGCGGGTCCGCAAGAAGCCCAAGGACGCGATCGGCAAGCGGGTGCGGGAACTGCTGCACCTGGTCCGCCTGGAAGGCCTCGAACAGCGATACCCGTCGCAGCTATCGGGGGGGCAGCGGCAGCGCGTGGCCCTGGCGCGGGCGCTGGCGGTCGAACCCCGTGTTCTGCTGCTGGACGAGCCGTTCGGCGCCCTCGACGCCAAGGTCCGCCAGGAGCTCCGGCAATGGCTGCGGCAGCTCCACGATGAGATCCATCTGACGACGGTGTTTGTGACTCACGATCAGGAGGAGGCGTTCGAAGTCGCCGACCGCGTGGTCGTGATGCGCGGCGGCCGGATTGAACAGGCCGGCACGCCGCAGGAAGTCTTCGACCATCCCGCCACGCCGTTCGTGATGGATTTTCTCGGAAACGTAAACGTGTTCCACGGTCGCGTCGAAAACGGCATGGCGCTGATGGGCCGGCTGCAGATCGCCTGCCCGGAATACCCGCAAGTGGGCAGCCGGAATGCGACGGCCTACGTCCGTCCGCACGAACTCGATCTCCACCGCCTGCCTGCCGGCACGAACTCGCTGGAGGTCAAGATTCAGCAGATCAACCCGGCCGGCTCAGTTGCCAAGCTGAGGGTCTGGTCGGAGGAGTTCGGCATCGCCCTCAACGTCGACCTCAATCAGGAGCGCTACAGCGATCTCCGACCGTCGATCGGCGAAACGGTGTATGTTTCGCCGCGGCGAATGCGGGTTTTCATGCCCGAGGACTTTGTGATCTGA
- a CDS encoding PSD1 and planctomycete cytochrome C domain-containing protein, translating into MSFKRQLLPQYLAALTIAASSSLLAAEATAPDPAKLEFFEKKIRPLLAENCYNCHSADNKAAGGLRVDDRNGLLQGGNRGAAVVVGDLDKSVILKAVRHTDEKLKMPPDNRLTDEQIADLERWIVEGAVWPPVKLSDGQGGWNADYDKLRKEHWAFQPLTQAAVPPVADAAWPRDDLDRFVLARLEREKLSPVSDADKAALLRRVTADLTGLLPTPAEVDAFVADDSPQAFETVVDRLLASPAFGERWGRHWLDVARFGESTGSARNLPYPHAWRYRDYVIDAFNKDKPYDQFLREQIAGDLLPADAPAQRDEQLIATGFLALGVKDVNQRFKVRFLMDNIDEQIDTVTRAALGLTVSCARCHDHKFDPVPATDYYALAGIFHSTDNCSGLRNKMGGGGLDYYDTSQLVTLGGEATTAGPELEAQIAKAKGEFEAARKDFQKIQGTPEGLAPGPNGRPKQQQLRQKMNRKQAELNALTDPAARGNVAHGVRDAKSVGDTEIRVRGEAEKLGPVVPRGFLTAVHVPNAAPINPAQSGRLELAQWIASPENPLASRVIVNRIWQHVFGAGLVSTVDNFGVTGDTPSHPELLDYLAAEFVRDGWSTKRLVRRLLLTRTYQLSAQSTDAHLAVDPQNRLLWRHAPRRLDAEEIRDGMLAAAGQLDPSRPEKSPSRELKVIELRNNGPEAAGILSFAKASRSRSIYLPLLRTLVPGSLEVFDFAEQGMVTGRRDTTTVAPQALYLLNDPFVLRQSFSLADTLLADASLDDDRRVQQAFRTILGRPATASELSRARFFLGDYQEAAGEVLAAVETNAESAPADASAPEALAAAPAANGGAAAVANPDDVEQTSAAIADDVPRPRDARQAAWAGLVQVLFGSAEFRYLQ; encoded by the coding sequence ATGTCTTTCAAACGCCAACTCCTGCCGCAGTACCTCGCGGCGCTCACGATTGCTGCTTCGTCGTCGCTGCTCGCCGCCGAGGCTACCGCTCCCGATCCGGCGAAGCTGGAGTTCTTCGAGAAGAAGATCCGGCCGCTGCTGGCGGAAAACTGCTACAACTGCCATTCAGCCGACAACAAGGCGGCCGGGGGGCTGCGGGTCGATGACCGCAACGGATTGCTGCAGGGGGGCAATCGGGGGGCGGCCGTTGTCGTGGGGGATCTGGACAAGAGCGTAATTCTCAAGGCCGTCCGGCACACCGACGAGAAGCTCAAGATGCCGCCGGACAACCGGCTGACTGATGAGCAGATCGCCGACCTCGAACGCTGGATTGTGGAAGGCGCCGTCTGGCCGCCCGTCAAGCTTTCCGACGGCCAGGGGGGCTGGAACGCCGACTACGACAAGCTTCGCAAAGAGCACTGGGCTTTCCAGCCGCTGACGCAGGCTGCGGTTCCGCCCGTGGCCGATGCGGCCTGGCCGCGGGATGACCTCGACCGTTTCGTGCTGGCCCGACTGGAACGGGAAAAACTGTCGCCCGTCTCCGATGCCGACAAGGCGGCGCTGTTGCGACGGGTGACCGCCGATCTGACCGGACTGCTGCCGACGCCCGCCGAGGTCGACGCCTTTGTTGCGGACGATTCCCCGCAGGCGTTCGAAACGGTGGTGGATCGCCTGCTGGCGTCGCCTGCCTTCGGGGAACGCTGGGGCCGGCACTGGCTCGACGTGGCCCGCTTCGGCGAATCGACCGGCTCGGCCCGCAACCTCCCCTACCCGCATGCCTGGCGGTATCGCGACTACGTCATCGACGCATTCAACAAGGACAAGCCGTACGACCAGTTTCTCCGCGAGCAGATCGCCGGCGACCTGTTGCCCGCCGATGCACCGGCGCAGCGGGACGAGCAACTGATCGCGACCGGCTTCCTGGCGCTGGGGGTCAAGGACGTCAATCAGCGATTCAAGGTCCGCTTCCTCATGGACAACATCGATGAGCAGATCGATACCGTCACGCGGGCCGCGCTGGGCCTGACCGTGAGCTGCGCCCGCTGCCACGATCACAAGTTCGATCCGGTCCCCGCGACCGACTACTACGCCCTCGCCGGCATCTTCCACAGCACCGACAACTGCTCGGGCCTGCGGAACAAGATGGGGGGCGGCGGCCTCGACTACTATGACACCTCGCAGCTGGTCACGCTCGGCGGCGAAGCCACGACCGCCGGCCCCGAACTGGAAGCCCAGATCGCCAAGGCCAAGGGCGAGTTCGAAGCGGCCCGCAAGGACTTTCAGAAAATCCAGGGGACGCCGGAAGGCCTGGCCCCGGGACCCAACGGCCGGCCGAAGCAGCAGCAGCTCCGCCAGAAAATGAACCGCAAGCAGGCCGAACTGAATGCCCTCACCGATCCGGCCGCCCGGGGGAACGTGGCCCACGGCGTACGCGATGCCAAGTCGGTCGGCGATACCGAGATCCGGGTTCGCGGCGAGGCCGAGAAACTGGGCCCGGTCGTGCCGCGCGGCTTTCTGACGGCCGTGCATGTTCCGAATGCCGCGCCGATCAACCCGGCCCAGAGCGGCCGGCTGGAGCTGGCTCAATGGATCGCCAGCCCGGAGAACCCGCTGGCTTCGCGGGTCATCGTCAACCGCATCTGGCAGCACGTGTTCGGGGCCGGTCTGGTGAGCACCGTCGATAACTTCGGCGTCACCGGCGATACGCCGTCCCATCCGGAACTGCTCGATTACCTCGCTGCGGAATTCGTCCGTGACGGCTGGTCGACCAAGCGTCTGGTGCGGCGGCTGCTGCTGACCCGCACCTATCAGCTCAGTGCTCAGTCCACCGACGCGCACCTGGCCGTCGATCCGCAGAATCGCCTGCTCTGGCGACATGCTCCCCGGCGGCTGGATGCCGAGGAAATTCGCGACGGGATGCTCGCCGCGGCGGGCCAGCTCGACCCCTCCCGCCCGGAGAAGTCTCCATCTCGCGAGTTGAAAGTGATTGAACTGCGGAACAACGGCCCCGAGGCCGCCGGTATCCTGTCGTTCGCCAAGGCTAGCCGCTCGCGGAGTATTTACCTGCCGCTGCTGCGGACGCTGGTTCCGGGCTCGCTGGAAGTCTTTGACTTCGCCGAACAGGGGATGGTCACGGGCCGGCGGGATACGACCACGGTGGCTCCGCAGGCCCTGTATCTGCTCAACGATCCGTTCGTGCTGCGGCAGTCGTTCTCGCTGGCGGACACGCTGCTGGCGGATGCGTCGCTCGACGACGACCGGCGGGTGCAACAGGCGTTTCGGACGATCCTCGGCCGACCGGCGACGGCATCCGAGCTGAGTCGGGCCCGCTTCTTTCTGGGGGACTATCAGGAGGCCGCGGGGGAAGTTCTGGCCGCAGTCGAAACGAACGCAGAGTCCGCCCCCGCCGACGCCTCGGCTCCCGAAGCTTTGGCGGCCGCGCCCGCGGCCAACGGCGGCGCAGCCGCGGTGGCGAATCCCGACGACGTCGAACAGACGTCGGCCGCGATTGCCGATGACGTACCTCGCCCCCGCGACGCTCGACAGGCCGCCTGGGCCGGTCTGGTGCAGGTCCTGTTTGGTTCCGCCGAGTTCCGCTATCTCCAGTAG
- the cysW gene encoding sulfate ABC transporter permease subunit CysW — MALKPGGLVAAAGHATGRRSQEDPWWLRWTLIALAIGTLGLLVVIPVANVFYEAFAAGAGTYWKNLTADKDTRHAIWLTLLVAPAAVVMNVIFGLAAAWAIARFRFAGRTLLTTLIDLPFAISPIVAGLMFMLLFGRQGYLGPWLKDHGIQLIFSLPGLILVTAFVTLPFVARELIPVMEAQGSDEEVAAISLGANGWQMFWRVTLPNIKWGLFYGIILCNARAMGEFGAVYVVSGHIAGQTDTMPLRVEKLFQEYNNPGSYAVASLLTLLALATLTFKLVLERLARQDLASRADEQAAAEEESV; from the coding sequence ATGGCGCTTAAACCGGGCGGGCTGGTCGCAGCGGCGGGGCACGCCACCGGCCGGCGGTCTCAGGAAGATCCGTGGTGGCTCCGCTGGACGCTGATCGCGCTGGCGATCGGCACGCTGGGGCTGCTGGTGGTGATCCCCGTGGCCAATGTGTTTTACGAGGCCTTCGCCGCGGGGGCCGGGACTTACTGGAAGAACCTGACCGCCGACAAAGACACGCGGCACGCCATCTGGTTGACGCTGCTGGTCGCTCCGGCCGCTGTGGTGATGAATGTGATCTTCGGCCTGGCGGCGGCCTGGGCGATCGCGCGGTTCCGCTTCGCGGGACGGACGCTGCTGACGACGCTGATCGATCTGCCGTTTGCGATTTCGCCGATCGTGGCGGGGCTGATGTTCATGCTGCTGTTCGGCCGCCAGGGCTATCTCGGTCCGTGGCTGAAGGATCACGGCATTCAGCTCATCTTCTCGCTGCCGGGGCTGATTCTTGTCACGGCTTTTGTGACGCTGCCCTTCGTGGCGCGGGAATTGATCCCCGTCATGGAGGCCCAGGGATCCGACGAAGAAGTCGCGGCGATCAGTCTGGGGGCCAACGGCTGGCAGATGTTCTGGCGAGTGACGCTCCCCAACATCAAGTGGGGCCTGTTCTACGGCATCATCCTCTGCAACGCGCGGGCGATGGGAGAATTCGGTGCGGTGTACGTAGTCTCCGGGCACATCGCCGGTCAGACCGACACCATGCCGCTGCGGGTCGAAAAACTGTTCCAGGAATACAACAACCCGGGATCGTACGCGGTCGCATCGCTGCTGACGTTGCTGGCGCTGGCCACGCTGACATTCAAACTCGTGCTGGAACGCCTGGCCCGCCAGGATCTGGCCAGCCGGGCCGACGAACAGGCCGCGGCCGAAGAGGAGTCCGTATGA
- a CDS encoding RrF2 family transcriptional regulator codes for MKLSRKSDYALRALFTLVERRGEGPISIRELAELNDVPRRFLEQIMLELKSVGIVRSIPGRIGGFELGRPPEQITMGQVVRHFDGQLAPIACVSSTHYEACSQEGHCRFRRVLLDIRNYTARRMDEATLAIVYATAPVTRKEVFDVAFTGGDGI; via the coding sequence ATGAAGCTGTCGCGAAAATCGGATTATGCACTGCGGGCTCTGTTTACGCTGGTCGAACGACGGGGGGAAGGGCCGATTTCCATTCGGGAGTTGGCCGAGCTGAACGATGTGCCGCGGCGGTTCCTCGAACAGATCATGCTCGAATTGAAGTCCGTCGGCATCGTCCGGAGCATTCCGGGACGGATCGGCGGGTTCGAACTCGGTCGCCCGCCCGAACAGATTACGATGGGGCAGGTGGTCCGGCACTTCGACGGCCAGCTCGCGCCGATTGCCTGTGTCTCCAGCACGCACTACGAAGCCTGTTCCCAGGAAGGGCACTGCCGCTTCCGCCGCGTGCTGCTCGACATCCGCAACTACACCGCCCGCCGGATGGACGAAGCCACGCTGGCGATCGTCTACGCCACGGCCCCGGTGACCCGCAAAGAAGTCTTCGACGTCGCGTTCACGGGCGGGGATGGGATCTGA
- a CDS encoding IS4 family transposase — MAEKGLTEEERRELIGPLAGTVLLRRIFPLLQRLAPCGTERDTARNRQLFYSQYAALLLIGFFNPVLKSARALVAASGLKKVQQLAGGQKVSAGAFSEASSVFDPSLLEGLVHELRRQFARHQFRVSRSGRLGRLPNPIVERLVAVDGTVLSALPQIAARLGRGSQGQWRLHTQLRIHDQRVVASTLTEEPAKGPHSERAVTLQQIQAREPQPAGAPGDLYILDRGYRSAVVFNELVEARCDYVCRLNRGDGRVVEGPVNDANGHAVQLPALTEADRAAGVVADELIALGGGSGASPARTNHVVRRITVEPVPGRPSSARQGRLRSDQTGREGLILATTLLDLPAEQVVLIYECRWQIELFFRFLKQVLGCQQLLSAKTRGVEIQLYCSLLAGLLLALATGGNLSRRAYEMVCLYMTGWADDEELLAAFPQPP, encoded by the coding sequence ATGGCGGAGAAGGGGCTGACGGAGGAGGAGCGGCGGGAGCTGATTGGTCCTTTGGCCGGGACCGTCCTGCTGCGGCGCATCTTTCCGCTGCTGCAACGATTGGCTCCCTGCGGGACAGAACGCGACACCGCTCGCAACCGGCAGCTGTTCTACAGCCAGTATGCCGCGCTCCTCCTGATCGGCTTCTTCAACCCCGTTCTCAAGTCCGCCCGGGCGCTCGTCGCAGCCTCGGGACTGAAAAAGGTCCAACAGCTCGCCGGCGGGCAAAAGGTCTCGGCCGGGGCCTTCTCCGAGGCCTCGTCCGTCTTCGATCCCTCGCTCCTGGAAGGACTCGTTCACGAACTCCGCCGCCAGTTCGCCCGGCATCAGTTCCGCGTGAGCCGCAGCGGTCGGCTGGGACGCCTTCCCAACCCGATCGTCGAACGTCTCGTCGCCGTCGACGGGACCGTGCTGTCGGCCTTGCCGCAGATCGCCGCCCGGCTGGGACGCGGTTCTCAAGGCCAGTGGCGGCTGCACACCCAGCTTCGCATTCACGACCAGAGGGTCGTGGCCTCGACCCTCACCGAGGAGCCGGCCAAAGGGCCGCACTCCGAGCGCGCCGTCACGCTCCAGCAGATCCAGGCCCGCGAACCGCAACCCGCCGGTGCGCCGGGAGACCTTTATATTCTGGACCGGGGCTATCGCTCGGCCGTGGTGTTCAACGAACTGGTCGAAGCCCGCTGCGACTACGTCTGCCGGCTCAATCGCGGGGACGGTCGCGTGGTCGAGGGACCGGTCAACGACGCGAACGGTCATGCGGTTCAACTCCCCGCGCTCACCGAAGCCGATCGCGCCGCGGGGGTCGTGGCGGATGAACTGATCGCGCTGGGCGGCGGCAGCGGAGCCAGTCCCGCAAGAACCAATCACGTCGTGCGGCGGATCACCGTCGAGCCAGTGCCCGGTCGACCAAGTTCGGCAAGGCAGGGGCGGCTTCGCAGCGACCAGACCGGGCGGGAAGGCCTGATCCTGGCCACGACGCTGCTGGATCTCCCGGCCGAACAGGTGGTGCTAATCTATGAATGCCGGTGGCAGATCGAGCTGTTCTTCCGGTTTCTGAAGCAGGTGCTGGGCTGCCAGCAACTGCTCTCGGCGAAGACGCGGGGCGTGGAGATCCAGCTCTACTGTTCGCTGCTCGCCGGGCTGCTCCTGGCCCTGGCGACGGGAGGCAACCTGTCGCGTCGAGCGTATGAAATGGTCTGTCTCTACATGACCGGCTGGGCCGACGACGAAGAACTCCTCGCCGCCTTCCCCCAGCCGCCATAG
- a CDS encoding DUF1501 domain-containing protein, with product MSFAPTAFDRLVSRRQALQTSSAGFGFLALSGLLGLQAKSASAGARPNAGPLAPRPQQFPAKAKRIIFLFMEGAMSHVDTFEHKPTLQASDGKTGPGGGKLVASKFQFQQHGETGAWVSELYPHVAKQVDKLCFIRGLHTDTPAHPQAVIQLHTGAANASLVRPSLGAWLLYGLGTENQDLPGYISVNPSPNFGGAINYGSAFLPAHYQGTKISDLGQLPNLNPSTAASLQRKQLDLLQDLNRGLQASPAAPTELDGVIQSYELAFRMQDKVPELLDISTEPQGVLEAYGVKPGPAGSFARQCLMARRLSEAGVRFVEIRQPGWDHHNNLHKGLIANSAATDQPTAALLADLEQRGLLDETLVLFGSEFGRLPTAQGVDGRDHNITGYPMWLAGAGVKPGYSYGATDEFGTHAVEGRMHTTDLHATLLALMGLDHEQLTYNYAGRDFRLTDVAGHVVREIFA from the coding sequence ATGTCATTTGCACCGACGGCTTTCGATCGCCTTGTTTCGCGTCGCCAGGCTCTGCAGACCTCCAGCGCGGGCTTCGGCTTCCTCGCCCTCTCGGGACTGCTGGGCCTGCAGGCGAAGTCCGCCAGCGCCGGGGCGCGTCCCAACGCCGGCCCGCTGGCCCCCCGGCCGCAACAGTTTCCCGCCAAAGCCAAGCGGATCATCTTCCTGTTCATGGAAGGAGCGATGTCGCACGTCGACACCTTCGAACACAAGCCAACGCTGCAGGCCAGCGACGGCAAGACCGGTCCTGGCGGCGGAAAACTGGTCGCTTCGAAGTTCCAGTTCCAGCAGCATGGCGAGACCGGCGCGTGGGTCTCGGAGTTGTATCCGCATGTCGCTAAGCAGGTCGACAAGCTCTGCTTCATCCGCGGCCTGCACACCGACACGCCGGCCCATCCGCAGGCGGTGATTCAGCTCCATACCGGGGCGGCAAACGCCTCGCTGGTCCGGCCGTCCCTCGGAGCGTGGCTGCTGTATGGGCTGGGGACCGAGAATCAGGATCTGCCGGGTTACATCTCCGTGAACCCGTCGCCCAACTTCGGCGGGGCGATCAACTACGGCAGCGCGTTCCTGCCGGCCCACTACCAGGGGACGAAGATCAGCGATCTCGGTCAGCTCCCGAATCTGAACCCCAGCACCGCCGCTTCGCTGCAGCGCAAGCAGCTCGATCTGCTGCAGGATCTCAATCGCGGCCTGCAGGCCAGCCCGGCGGCGCCGACCGAGCTGGACGGCGTGATCCAGTCGTACGAGCTTGCCTTCCGCATGCAGGACAAAGTCCCCGAGCTGCTCGATATCTCCACGGAACCGCAGGGAGTCCTGGAGGCCTATGGCGTCAAACCGGGACCGGCGGGGAGCTTTGCCCGGCAGTGCCTGATGGCCCGCCGGCTGAGCGAGGCGGGGGTCCGCTTCGTCGAGATCCGTCAGCCCGGCTGGGATCACCACAACAATCTGCACAAGGGGCTCATCGCGAACTCAGCCGCGACCGATCAGCCGACGGCGGCCCTGCTGGCCGACCTCGAACAGCGCGGTCTGCTGGACGAGACGCTGGTCCTGTTTGGCAGCGAGTTCGGCCGGCTGCCGACGGCACAGGGAGTGGACGGCCGCGATCACAACATCACCGGCTATCCGATGTGGCTCGCAGGGGCGGGTGTCAAGCCGGGCTACTCGTACGGAGCGACGGACGAATTCGGCACGCACGCGGTGGAAGGCCGGATGCACACGACCGACCTGCACGCCACGCTGCTGGCGCTGATGGGCCTGGACCACGAGCAGCTCACGTACAACTATGCCGGCCGCGACTTCCGCCTGACGGACGTTGCCGGCCATGTGGTCCGGGAGATCTTTGCATAA
- the cysT gene encoding sulfate ABC transporter permease subunit CysT, which translates to MAARRILPGFRLSVSWTVLYLAALVLVPLAACVLKASSLTAAEFFRAVWTDRAQAAYWLTLRTSLAASVIDCWLGLLLAWVLVRYEFPLKSVFDALVDLPFALPTAVAGLVYSNLYVEKGWLGQFLVPLGIKGAYSELAIVLVLSFIGLPFVVRTVQPVLESLDAEVEDAAACLGASRWFTFRRVILPPLYPALLTGFALTFARALGEYGSVVFVSGNMPFKTEIAPVLIVSRLEEFAYAEATAIAVVLLVASFAMLAVINLLERRVSRYGA; encoded by the coding sequence ATGGCGGCACGGCGGATTCTGCCGGGATTTCGACTGAGCGTGAGCTGGACGGTGCTGTATCTGGCGGCGCTGGTCCTCGTACCGCTCGCAGCGTGCGTTCTGAAGGCGAGTTCGCTGACGGCGGCGGAGTTCTTCCGGGCGGTCTGGACCGACCGGGCGCAGGCGGCCTACTGGCTGACGCTCCGCACGTCGCTGGCGGCCTCGGTCATCGACTGCTGGCTGGGGCTGCTGCTGGCCTGGGTGCTGGTGCGGTACGAGTTCCCGCTGAAGTCGGTCTTCGACGCCTTGGTCGATCTCCCCTTCGCCCTGCCGACGGCCGTGGCGGGGCTGGTCTACTCGAATCTGTACGTCGAAAAAGGTTGGCTGGGGCAGTTTCTGGTCCCGCTGGGGATCAAGGGGGCCTACTCCGAGCTGGCGATCGTGCTGGTGCTGTCGTTCATCGGCCTGCCGTTCGTCGTCCGGACGGTGCAACCGGTCCTCGAAAGCCTGGATGCCGAGGTCGAAGACGCCGCGGCGTGCCTCGGGGCTTCGCGCTGGTTCACCTTTCGCCGGGTGATTCTGCCGCCGCTCTATCCGGCTTTGTTGACGGGCTTCGCGCTGACGTTCGCGCGGGCGCTGGGGGAGTACGGGTCGGTGGTCTTCGTCTCGGGCAACATGCCCTTCAAGACCGAGATCGCTCCGGTGCTGATCGTCTCCCGGCTCGAAGAATTCGCCTACGCCGAAGCGACGGCGATCGCCGTGGTGCTGCTGGTGGCGTCGTTCGCGATGCTGGCCGTGATCAACTTGCTGGAACGGAGGGTGTCGCGCTATGGCGCTTAA
- a CDS encoding DUF1559 domain-containing protein — MYSKWSLRVDRSRGFTLIELLVVIAIIAILIALLLPAVQQAREAARRTQCRNNLKQIGLALHNYHDVYNVLPPGNALSSLSPTAPYAVNLTTANRAAGYGWATFILPQIDQAPLFNQLNVNGLELARLMQQAPLRPLAQTRITAYVCPSDTAPELNNQRGFTNAIFGDTAVATSNYVGVHGTRWTHANEWILNQQDPFGVFWPGSKVRIGDITDGASNTFLVGERNWDNLSAIWIGTRNYTGNGDVGLRQHLGITNWKINLPGNNSPRAFHSNHVGGAHFLFGDGRVQFISDSIHFDNSLATAGDPRTMKGTYQRLGMRNDGSVLGEY, encoded by the coding sequence ATGTATAGCAAATGGTCGCTCCGCGTCGATCGCAGCCGCGGCTTCACCCTCATCGAACTGCTGGTCGTGATCGCGATCATCGCGATTCTGATCGCACTGCTGCTCCCCGCTGTCCAGCAGGCTCGCGAGGCGGCTCGGCGAACGCAGTGCCGGAACAATCTCAAGCAGATCGGCCTGGCGTTGCACAACTATCACGATGTTTACAACGTCCTGCCGCCGGGGAATGCGCTGTCGAGTCTGTCGCCGACGGCGCCGTATGCAGTGAACCTGACGACGGCCAATCGAGCCGCCGGCTACGGCTGGGCGACGTTTATTCTTCCGCAGATCGATCAGGCCCCGCTGTTCAACCAGTTGAACGTCAACGGCCTGGAACTGGCCCGGCTGATGCAGCAGGCGCCGTTGCGGCCGCTCGCGCAGACGCGCATCACGGCATACGTCTGCCCGTCCGATACCGCCCCCGAGTTGAACAATCAGCGAGGGTTCACCAATGCCATCTTTGGCGATACGGCGGTCGCCACCTCGAATTACGTCGGCGTGCACGGCACCCGCTGGACTCACGCCAACGAGTGGATCCTGAATCAGCAAGATCCGTTTGGAGTCTTCTGGCCAGGCAGCAAGGTGCGGATTGGCGATATCACAGACGGCGCCAGCAACACGTTTCTGGTCGGAGAACGGAACTGGGACAACCTGAGCGCCATCTGGATCGGAACCCGCAACTACACGGGCAATGGCGATGTCGGACTGCGGCAGCACCTCGGCATTACGAACTGGAAGATCAACCTGCCGGGCAACAACAGCCCGCGGGCCTTCCACAGCAACCACGTCGGTGGGGCGCACTTCTTGTTCGGCGACGGCCGGGTGCAGTTCATCAGCGACAGCATTCACTTCGACAACAGCCTGGCGACGGCTGGGGATCCGAGAACGATGAAAGGGACCTATCAGCGACTGGGGATGCGGAATGACGGGAGCGTGCTCGGTGAATACTAA
- a CDS encoding lipoprotein, translated as MPLLSRYAAPRLVALFVLSSLVGCGQSGPKLATVSGVVTVNGEPTPFVMVEFQPEENGSPSIGYTDGDGRYTLQFSRDRRGAMLGKHVVRLDFDYDPGSDDARPPFKIPAKYNRNSEIRVEVASGSNSHDFEIRLDQEIAEKATRRR; from the coding sequence ATGCCATTACTTTCTCGCTACGCCGCACCGAGGCTCGTCGCTCTGTTCGTTCTCAGCAGTCTCGTCGGTTGCGGCCAGTCCGGGCCGAAACTGGCGACCGTTTCCGGGGTTGTGACGGTGAATGGCGAGCCGACGCCCTTCGTGATGGTCGAGTTCCAGCCGGAAGAAAACGGTTCGCCGTCGATCGGCTACACCGACGGCGACGGCCGGTACACGCTGCAGTTCTCGCGGGATCGCCGAGGCGCAATGCTCGGCAAGCACGTTGTGCGACTCGACTTTGACTACGACCCCGGCTCCGACGATGCCCGTCCGCCGTTCAAGATTCCCGCCAAGTACAACAGGAACTCAGAGATCCGCGTGGAAGTCGCCAGCGGTTCCAACTCGCACGACTTCGAGATCCGCCTCGATCAGGAAATTGCCGAGAAGGCGACCAGGCGGCGTTAG